The window CAAATTACACTAGCCCACATAAGTGTTACTTTACCTCGATccaattttcctttgtattttaaatgCTAATAAATGCTGTAAAGTATATCCCTGCATAATCACTAAGATAggatggataattttgattatccATCTAGTGTGCTGCACTAGCCCAATCCAAGTGCTGCCCTGGTATTCCTGTATCCCCATGAAGCTTCATTTCACTAAATGAATACTCCTTGCAGTGGCACAAATCTCACCCTATCCCTGCCTTCCATCCTCTGAAACCCTCAAACAAGTCCTACTGAAAGCATCATAGGTGGTCCATCCAATACGGTGgactctttctcattctcttgacATGGCACAGAGACCAATGGTGCATATGGACTGTCCAGCAGTTATTCCATGCCTTCACCATGAGAccagtccatctttttttttcctagtacaACATTTCTCTGATAATACCATTTATGCCACTTCTATATAATTCCTAATTTATAGTGAGTTAGAGCCTGCTAATGCCCATCATACActtcttcatttccctttcagGGATCCTTAATTTCTTCTCTTCAGAGATTTCAAAGTATTCCAAAACTCTCAGCCATACAACATGGTCAGGAAAATATTGGTATAAAAATGCAGGTCTTTTTTTCTGTGACAGCAAAGgaactttgcaatttcccaaTACAATTTCCCAGTCCATCATCATCcttttgttcaattctgggcccagttcaTTATCTATTTGCAGCATCTGTCCAAGATATTTGTACGCATGATTGAGCTCTCTGAGTTTTCCATCCAACTGTAATGTTTCATGTAGCCAAACTGTTTGAGTGACTATGGATTTCAATTAGGAGCCTCTTCAGTATTTGGGAGCTTGATTCAATCAGCACCCCACCATGCACAAACCAGAACATTTGAAGGATTTCACTATCCAAAAAACAACTTCTTCTTTAATGTGGACTTTCCAAATCAAAGCCAAAGAATTCTCCAGATATTCACCAAAAGAATTTGCCACTGTGATGGGAGATGCCTAGTACTACATTGGTctctatgaaatattttacttGAAAAAATTGTTTATAGTATCGATGTATTTgcttattattttgcttttcctcctctttcactGAATAGAACTCctactttttttcctattatcaaacatttttttctccccccactggaaaaaaaatgaaatgcaaaacccttataacatatgaacaaaaccaagcaaaacaaattcccacattggccatattaAAAAATCTCATTCTCATGTCTCTTTCTCATCTTAGTCCATATCCAGGAActattaaaataacaaaagaaaatctaTTAGGACATTGGTTAGATATCTATGTTGAactaatagaaagaaaaagattagaaTCACATAAGATGAGAAGGGCTTGAGATCTGCACCAGTGAAAGGAGCAGTCATAaacaatgagatcatagatccattgtAACACCAGTTGAgatcctcatcacttctcacctcaGCTGCTGTGataacttcctaattggtctcctggcTTCACTCCCAGGATTTCTGGATTTTAACACTCTTTAACCAATTGCAAGCATCAAcagaaatatgaattttttttatactTAGCAAGTAAACCTACTGATGTGATTTGGAAAGTACCCCTTCTCTCAAATTATGTGCAACTATTTGATATCTGATATTCCATCATTCAGGAATTTTCTTTGGggttaaagaatattaaaatccAGAAATCTTAGGAGGAGGCAACATATTAAGTCTAGTATCAGGGGACACCTTAGCATAAATTAGATTGATAGTCTTTCCAAGCCACATCCACATAAGAACAAGCATCTTTGACCGTTTCAAAAGTAACAATGAGAGAAAGATTCAAAGTAGAgcaaaaaaaattaggaagagcAAGCCTGAGTGGAGTGCTATTAAAATATCCTGGATACCACGAGAGTCTCTGGTTCCCATGAATAAGTAGGAAAGGTCTGCTAAAGGTCAGAAAAGGATGGAAGAGTGTCAAAGACAAACGACACCATTTTGCATAGGGGAAGCCACAGGTTTGTGTTTCCGGGATgctggaaaggggaaggaaatgactggacagaaaaaaggataaaagaaatgaGATGGGGACTTCTGCAGTTTCCACTCATGCCCTGGAAATGGTAGGGTTTCCTGAAGTTCCTCAAAGGCTTCGGCCATGTGGCGTGGCAAAAAGAAGGGATGGGTTGGGACTATGTGGAACACTGGTTACACAACCAGCGAAATATACTGAGGGGCGTGGCTCACCTTGGAAGCTCGGTGGCTTCAGATTGGCTGGACGTTTACCAGCAGCCCCTATAAAGTTGCTGCCAGCAATTGttctgctactgctactgctactgctgctgctactgctgctttcTAACTGCATTTGAGCAAATTTATGTCAAGTCAGACACCACGGCACGCAGCCACAATCAGCAAACGTGGAGCCTCAAACAATAATCAGTGAATTCTGGGTATGTACGGAGGGGTCACGTCTATTTGCTCGATAATCAGGGCCTGACATGATAAGCAGTTTACTGGCTAGGATCTTTGGGTTATttgttcctctccctctttcaggGAAAATGTGCAATAATCTGGGGATTCACGAAATGATTGCACAAACTGTTTCTGAGAGGCAGCAGGCAAGAAATTAAGGCCAAATTTAGCCAGTGTTAGGATTATGGGTTTTAGGAAAGTAAATTCAATTGGCCTGAGGGGGAGAAGATGGGGAGAGAATAAGGAACAAAGCAAAGATTTTTCAATCCACTTGAGGCAAAATGAAACTTCAGAACAAACACTTGAGCTTTGATGTAATTTGCCAAGTCTTTTGGACGTCGGGGACgccagaggtgggagggagaagtaaCATTTCAAAGCAAAAGAAACCAAAATTGCTGTGCCCTGATGGACAGTCTCCTTGTGTGTTCTAGGTAGATTAGCTTGATCCAAGAAATCCCCTCACACACACTCCGGTGCACCGCCACTCAAATGTGGTACCTGGAGCGGCTCCTAAGGGTGCGGACCCGCCCAGCGGCCACCTCTGCCTTCGCTCCTTCCATCTTCACCAATGTCCTCACGCCAGACAGCATCCCAGAGTTCTGCATCCCGCCCAGGCTCCTATCCAATACTTTCCCAGCCCCTACCCATGATCATTGGCAGGAGGAGGAGCTGCGACCAGAGCTTGTGAGAGCCAGGGAGCACCCGGACCTCACCGACTGGGACCCGCGCTCTCAGGCGGCGCTCTCGCTGCCGCACCTGCCCCGCCAGCCCACCTCGTACGGCTTCTGTGCGCTGCTGGAGAGCCCGAATACCCGCCGCAAGGAGTCCCTTTTCCTCGGGGGCTCTGCAGCCGCTGCCGCCCTTCTCCTGCAGCGTCCGCGGCCTCGGGCTCACACCTACTGCGGCAGCAGCGGCACCCAGGCTTCCTACAACCCACGAGGGCGGCGGGGCGCCCCAGACGGCCCGGACaccgccgcctcctcctcctcctctgccagTTCGTCCCCCTGCGCTTCCCCGCTGCCCCAGGAGGTTCCCGCCCCGCGCTCCCGCAGCCGTCAGCGCTACCGCCGCCTCCTCCGGGCCCCGGAAGCGCTCTTGGGCCGGGCGCTGCGAGTTAGTGGGAGCCGCGTTCTAGCCCGGGCCCGCTCGATCTCCAGCACTGAAGATGATGACGAGGACTATGATGCCGTCGGGGACGCAGGTCGCG is drawn from Dromiciops gliroides isolate mDroGli1 chromosome 2, mDroGli1.pri, whole genome shotgun sequence and contains these coding sequences:
- the LOC122738410 gene encoding C2 calcium-dependent domain-containing protein 4A-like, with translation MWYLERLLRVRTRPAATSAFAPSIFTNVLTPDSIPEFCIPPRLLSNTFPAPTHDHWQEEELRPELVRAREHPDLTDWDPRSQAALSLPHLPRQPTSYGFCALLESPNTRRKESLFLGGSAAAAALLLQRPRPRAHTYCGSSGTQASYNPRGRRGAPDGPDTAASSSSSASSSPCASPLPQEVPAPRSRSRQRYRRLLRAPEALLGRALRVSGSRVLARARSISSTEDDDEDYDAVGDAGRVSLPVTCQPGSAQVPAPSRSPSPSPLGPRQERLEVESTVALGRDGGALHLATEYCPVSRRLRIRLLRAEGLYSGAAEPGAIGCRVSVTLVPPGKTCKQRSAVVRRSRNPVFNEDFFFDGLSEDDLRRTAVKVKAENKGRSLERDRLLGRGELELSSILP